DNA from Bradyrhizobium japonicum USDA 6:
CTGCCACGCTGCACCGAGCCTTCAAGCACATAGCGGACGTTCAGCTCGCGTCCCAGCTTCACTACGTCCACGGCCTTGCCCTTAAACGTGAATGCGGTGTTGCGCGCAATTATGAACGCGCCACTGATGCGCGACAGGTCCGTGGTCAGGCTCTCGGTCACACCATCGACGAAGTAGTCTTGCTCGGGATCACAGCTGAGGTTGACGAAAGGCAATACGACGATGGAAAGACGAGGCGGTGAAAACACCCTTTGCGCCGTGTCGTCATTCCGCGTCAGCGAGCCAACCTGCGCAACTACGGGCCTCTGCTCTTGCACCACGCCAACGAAGCGAACGCCTTTGCGCGCCAGTGTTTTGATTAGACGCTGCTTTTCGCCCGTATCACCAATTGCGTTGCGGGCGGCGTTGAGTCGGGTCGTCAGCGCTGCATCCGACACGCTGCGCCCATTCCAGATGGCGGTGATGAGTTCGTCTTTGCTGACGACGCGCTCGCGGTTGCGGATCAGGTAGTCGAGCAGGTCAAAGACCTGTGGCGTCACTGATACGACAAGCGCCCCGCGATACAGCTCGCGCCGGTCCGTGTCGAATGCGTAGTCCTCGAAGAGATAGCGCAAGATGCCAATCCCGTTGAACGAGGGCCCCGATACCGGGTATCGCTTTGGTTCCGCTAAAAATCGCAAGAATAATCCGCTGGTGAGGAAAATGTAAGCTGCAGGTCAAGCCTGTCCGCCAATCTCCCGTGTCGGCGAAAAAACTGCCTCAGGAAGACACCCCTCATCCGAGCGGCCGAATGAACGCCCGACCCCGCAGGCCGACTTCCGGTATGGGTCAATCGCGCCATTCTTGCAGTTGGCCAGCTACTTCCAATCTGCGCCCAGCTTCAGACATGTCGCTGCACCGCGCAAACTGAAGCGATCGGCAAGAAGCAGAAGGTTAAACCAATCTAGAAATCGTCCAAAGAACGCTCGTCAGCCCAGCGGTTCGGCTCCGAACCGCCGCGCAGATTTGGATACCGCCGGGCCTCGGACGAGCCCTTCATCGGTGAGCGCCTTGGCGACCGAAGGAATCGTCTTCATGTGCGCGAGATAGTCGTTGAGCCGCTTCGGCACCTCGATCTCGTTCTTCTCAGCCCACATCAGCATCACGACAAGATATGGATCTGCGATCGTCATTCGATCGCCCACCAGAAACGGCCTATCGCCAAGCTGGCCGGCGATCGTAGCGAAATGCTTGACCAGCAACTTTCGTGCCTTGTCCCTTTCCGCGTGGGTCGCGTCAACGTGGGAAAACGGCCTGAAATTGCCATGGAATTCGGTGGTCATGAAGGAAGTGGCTTCAAGCGCGCGCCAACGGTCGAGACCGTCGCTGGGAAGCAGGGCCCCTGCTTGGTGGGCGATATAGACAAGAATGGCGAGATTTTCGGTAAGGACACTCCCGTCGTCGAGTTCCAGCGCGGGAATGAAACCCTTTGGATTGATCGTCATGAAGTCACGCCCATCCTCGGTCCGCTTGCCCCGTTCGACTTTAACGAGTCTGTATGGAAGGCCTGTCTCGATCAGCACGATGTGATCAGCCAAGCTACAGCCGCCGGGATGGTAATAGAGGATCATCACGGGAGTCTCCGTACTCGTCGGTCGATAGGAAGCTAGAATGTCGCCTAGCAAGATAGGCGACATGGTTAGGACCGAATCGTCACGTCCCGTTGTCTCAAGCGGAAGTGACCGGGGAACTAGCAGCGGCTTGTTGGTCCGCGGAGAGGCGGCTCGGCGGCTTCGTCAAACGATCAACATGACTGTTCCCGACGACGAGCCGAGAGTCTCACTGAGGACGAAGCCCGAAGCAACATCGTGTTGCTGGGGAGTCTCAAGCTCCGACATGATTTCGGCCAAGGCGCGGGCAATGTCCGCGACGGGGCAAACGGCGAAATGGCCGGAGTGCGCGCCTAGGTCCGCTTCACATCTTCAAGCGAACGTCGCATCTGAGAGGACACGCCTGAAGCTACGTCCTCACTTTGACGGCAGCGCCGCGTCGTCCGCATTCTCCCGCACATGAATGACGGCGATGTCGTCCGCATAGATCCGCTTCCAGCCCTTGAGCTGGTCGAGGATCTGCGGGCCCGGCGCATCGGCGACCAGGAGCGTCGCGTCGATCTTGTACTGGTCGAGCAGGCGCGGCAGCAGCTCCGGCTTCTTGCCTTCCGTCGCCTTGAAGAAGTCCATGACGAACTTTTCGCCATAGAGCTCGGCGCGGCCGTCGACGTAAACGGGCACGTCGCGCGAGATCAGATAACCGCCGAACTGATAGGCGTTGAAGATGCGCTGCACTCTGAGTTTTTCGAGCAGGTCGACCGCCGCAACCGGCGTCTGCGTCATCGTGAACGTGAAGCGATGGTGTCCCATGTAGAGCGAGGTCGAGGTCCAGCTCGCGGCCACGATCATCAGCGCGCCGAGCGCGGTGACATAGCGGGCCGGCCAGCGGTCTGCGCCGACAGTGTCCGCCAGCGGGCGCGGGAACATCTCGCCGAGCGGCTTTGCCAGCACCAGCGGCACCAGGAAGGCGAAGGCCTCGATGTTCCTGACATGGGTCAGCGCGCTCCAGGTCAGGAACAGGATCAGGAAGATCCGCGGCGCCGACAGCACGAGGCCGCGATAATAGCCGAGCGCGATCAGGCCGAGCAGTGCGCCTTCGAACCCGGTGAAGGTGGCAAAGTTCGCCGGCATCCATTCGAAGATCAGTGACAGCAATTCGCCGAGGCTGAGGATGTTGGTCGCGCCCATCAGCGTCCGCCAGCCGTAAGGCGTGCAGCAGGCGGCGATCAGCGCGCCGATGCCGAACAGCACCCAGCGCATGAACAGCTTCAGCCGCGCTCCCTTCTCGGCATGCTCGACCGCTTCGAGCGAGATCGGACCGATCAGCGCGAGGCCCAGCACGAAGCCGCCATGCAAATTCGCCCAGAGTGCCATCAGCGGCAGCCAATACCAGGACGGCGCGCTTCTGCGGTCGGCAGCCGCCATCAGCAGGCCGACCCACGCCACCATGACGGGCAGCGCCAGAATATGCGGACGCGCCAGCACGTGATGGATCGACAGCAGCAGCGCCAGCATCGCGAACAGTACCGCACGCGGCGCCTCGATCTGCGCATCGAGCAGATAGACGAAGACCGCGGCCGTGAGCGCCATCCCGATCGCGGTGAGGATGACCGGACCTGCCCAGCCCCATTGCGCGTAGGACAAGGCGAACAGCACCTGCGACAGCCACGACGTCGAGATCCAGGATTCCCCAGGGCGCGTGAATGAATAGAAGTCGGTGTAGGGCAGGGCGCCGTGATCGAGGATCCATTGCCCGATCTTGATCTGCCAGAACGAGTCGGAGTCCTGAAGCAGCGTGTCGCCGACGAAGAGGAAGAACAGATAGGTGCCGGCACCGACGCAGAGCGGCAGCAGTGCTCGCGCGCGGCTCTGCATCGCAATGCTGTTGGCAAAGGAAAGGGACATGCCGCCTCGTCGTCCTGCTTGTTCTTGTCGGCCGGAGCATGATCCGGACCCGAAGGGCCGCGTTAGCGCAAAGTGTGTAGCGGTTTTCCGGGAAGATCATGCTCAAGCAATGACCTGAAGCGCGATACACGATCTCATCGCGCTTCAGGCCGAGCGGGCGGCATTGGACCATACGCGGTCATAACTTCGGGTAAATCGCGCCCCGCGGCGTTGCCGCGGATAGCTGCGATTTAACAGATTGTTTTCAATTCCCCTTTACCATCGTCGAATACGTGCAATCCGCTTCGTGTTTCCGCAGTCGAATTAACTGCGGCGCAATTCTTTGCCTCTAGGTTCGGTTCCATGGTCGGGCGGCGCTGGGAAGCCGAAAAGACCAGACCATTTGTCAGCCTCGTGTACTCTTTGGGAGCAGTCTATGAAGAACCTCGTTTCGCGTTTCGTGAAGGACGAATCCGGCGCCACCGCCATTGAATACGGCCTGATCGCTGCCGGCATCGCGCTGGCGATCATCACCGTCGTCAACAACCTCGGCAGCTCGCTGAACACCAAGTTCGGCTCGATCTCGTCCAGCCTCAAGTAAGACCGGACGATCTGAGAGTTTCGAGAGCCCCGTCCCGGACGGGGCTCTTTTCTTTGTGGGGTGGAGTGGCCACAGCTGTCATGGCCGGGCGTTCGCCGCGCCGAAGCGGCTTCGGCCGCGCAGACGGGACAAAGCCCGGGCATGGCGACCTTCGCATCCCAGGCATGGCGCTCCCGTCCGTCCCGCGTGACGCTAGACGCATTTGCATCTTGTCATTCACTTTGAATAGTTGTTCAGTCCTTGCGGGACGATTTGCATCTATTGCAGGGACGACGCGTTCGGCCGCGCGGGGCGTGCGGCTGGCGTGTGGGACAGGAAGCGCGCCATGGTTTACCGGCGAACGCATCAAGTGGTGAAGCGCCTTGCGGCCAGGCGCAGTGCGATCCTCGCTGCAGCGCGGGAAGCTGCGGCGGAAGGCGGGATGGCTGCGGTGCAGATCGCACCGGTTGCGGTCCGGGCCAGTGTCGCGGCCGGAACGGTCTACCGCTACTTCCCGTCCAAGTCCGAGCTGATCTCCGAATTGATTGCCGAGGTGTCGCGCGACGAGCTCGCGGCGATCCGCCGGGCGGCCGATGCCGCGCCCGGCCCATCCTCGGCGCTGGCGGCGGCCGTCACCACCGTGGCGGTCCACACGCTGTCGCAGCGCAGGCTGGCCTGGGGCATCCTGGCCGAGCCGGTTGACGTCGATGTCAGCGCGTCCCGCCTGGCCAGCCGCCGCGAGATCGCCGGCGAGATCGCCGCGCGGATCGACGCCGCCGTGCGTGCCGGCCATTTGCCGGCGCAGGATACCGCGCTCGCCGCCACCGCGCTGCTAGGGGCGCTGCATGAGGCTCTGGTCGGGCCGCTCGCGCCCGACAATCTCGACGATCCCGCCAGGATGCGCGATGCGGTGCAGACCGTGACGCTGCTGGCCCTGCGCGCCGTCGGCGTGATGGACGCCCGTGCCCGCGGTCTGGTGGTGCAGCAGACGCTGCTGCCGGCGGCGAAGGCGCTGGTCGGAGCTTAAAAAGCCGGGCGCGACCGTGGCCGAGACCTGATTCCGCTCAGGTCGTTGCCCGCGCGCGCCTTTTCACAAAACCCAAGCACCTTCGCCGGCAACGCCGGCTACTGTGCATGGGGTTGTTTTCGACATTTTTGTTTTGGCCCGCACCTACGGGCCTACAAATTCGCGTCGCCCTCGGGCCCGACCGAGGCGATGCGCACCATGTTGGTGGTGCCGGGGATGCCGAGCGGCACGCCGGCGACGATGATCACGCGCTGGCCGGCGCGGACAAAACCGTCGCGGAAGGCGATCTGGCCGGCGCGGCTCACCATGTCGTCCTGGTCGCGGGCATCGTCCGCCACCACGCAATGCACGCCCCAGACGACGGCGAGACGGCGTCCGGCGGCCATGTTCGGCGTGATCGCCACGATCGGCGGCTTCGGCCGCTCGCGGGCCACACGCACCGCGGTCGAGCCGGAGCTGGTCCAGCAGATCAGCGCCGGCAGGTCGAGCGTCTCGGCGATCTGCCGCGCGGCGTCTGCGATGGCGTCGCCGGCGGTGGTTTCCGGCGCGGGGCGCTGCGCGGTGATGACCGAACGATAGGTCGGGTCGCGCTCGACCTCCTCGCCGATGCGGTTCATGGTCGAGACCGCTTCGACCGGGAATTTGCCGGCCGCCGATTCCGCCGACAGCATGATGGCGTCGGCGCCCTCATAGACGGCGGTGGCGACGTCGGAGACCTCGGCGCGGGTCGGCACCGGCGACTGGATCATCGATTCCAGCATCTGGGTTGCGATCACCACCGGCTTGCCGGCACGGCGCGCCATACGCGTCATCTGCTTCTGCAGGCTCGGCACGCGTTCCAGCGGCAGCTCGACGCCGAGGTCGCCGCGCGCCACCATCAGCGCGTCGGAGGCGTCGATGATGTCGGCGAGGCGGTCGATCGCCTGCGGCTTCTCGATCTTGGCCATCACCGCAGCGCGGCCGCGGATCATCTTCTTGGCCTCGATCACATCGTCGGCGCGCTGCACGAAGGACAGCGCGATCCAGTCGACGCCGGTCACCAGCGCGGCCTCGAGGTCGGCACGGTCCTTCGGCGTCATCGCCGAGACCGGCAGATCGGTGTCGGGCAGGCTGACGCCCTTGCGGTCGGACATCCGGCCGCCGACCACGACACGCGTCACCGCGTGCTCTTTCGAAGTCTCCTCCGCGATCAGGCGCACCTTGCCGTCGTCGAGCAGCAGCGAATGGCCGGGCCTGAGTGCAGCCAGGATCTCCGGATGCGGGAGATTGACGCGCGTGGCGTCGCCCGGCGCCTTGTTGGAATCGAGCGTGAAGATCTGACCGTTCTGGAGCTGGACCGCGCCTTCGGCGAAGGCGCCGAGCCTGAGCTTCGGGCCCTGGAGATCGACCAGAATGCCGATCGGCCGGCCATAACTGCTCTCGACGTTGCGGATCGTCGCGACCAGCTCCCGCATCTTGTCATGCGGGGTGTGGCTCATGTTGATGCGGAACAGATCGGCGCCGGCCTCGAACAGGCGGCGAATCATCGCGAGGTCTGAAGAGGCAGGTCCCAGGGTCGCGAGAATCTTGATACGGCGAAGACGCCTCATGGCTTATTTCCAGACGGTGGCGAGGGAGCTGGCGGGAGGCCAGGCGCGGCGGGGGGCGTACCACCGGGCGGACTATTGGGCAAACCCGGAACGCCGCCACCCGGGCCGACCGGGCCCGGCAGGCCAGGCACGCGCTGCTGCTGTGACGGCTGCTCGTTGGCGTCGGTGAGCTGAACCGTCCAGGCCCGCTGCTCGCCGGTATCGACCTCGAAATAGCCGGTCCGGTCGTAGCCGCGCGCGAGGCAATCCTCGGTGCCGCGGATGGTGAATTCCTTGTCGCGCGAGCACATGAAGGCCTGGCCCGACCATTCGCCGCCGCGGTCATAGTCGATGGCGTAGATGTAATAGTAGCGGGCGACCAGCGTTCCCCGCAGCAGGGTCTCGCAGGAACGCGACGAGATGTTCCACCAGCCCTCGGTGGTCCAGCCCTCGGCGTCCTTGTAGCCGAGCGCAATGCCGACCCGGCTCGAGGTGTTGTTGCAAAGCCGGAAGTCGGCGGAGGCCGGGCTGGCCCAGAGGCACAGCAGGCCAACCACCAGCACCGGGACCAACCGGGCGAGCAGGCGAAGGGGGGCGCGGGGAGATTCGGCGATCATTGTCGCGGAACGTATACCAGATGATTGACGATTTGGCGTAGGGCCGGGGAGCCGGCCTTCGGTTTGGCTCTGGGGCCGTTTGCGCCGTGATATGGCAAAATCTGTGACAGGCCCCCACCTGATCCCGTAAGGGTGACCCCCATCGGGGCAGAACCAATTCAGGCCGAAGGGATCCAGCCATGGCAATCGACGACAAAACCAGAACGGAGCTCGAGGCCGCCGCTTTCCGGCGCCTGGTCGATCATCTGAAGACGCGGACCGATGTCCAGAACATCGATCTGATGAATCTGGCCGGCTTCTGCCGCAACTGCCTGTCCAACTGGCTCAAGGACGCCGCCGACGCGCAGGGCGTCGCGCTCAGCAAGGACGAGAGCCGCGAGGCCGTCTACGGCATGCCCTACGAGACCTGGAAGTCGAAATACCAGGGCACGGCCACGCCCGAGCAGATCGAGGCGATGAAGAAAGTCCACCCCGGGCATTGAACGGCCTCGCCGGCAGACTGGCGGTGAGTCGCACCACACAACTGCTTTCTTCGCTCCGCCGCAGGAATGTGTGGGCGCGCTGTGGACGAGCGCGATGCTGCCTTGAACGCGAGAGCGGCGAACCCTAAGGGTCAACCAGCACGCGCGGTGAGGATGCCGGCGTCACCTCGTTTTGCCAGTTCCATTGGGAGTACCAAGATGGCCACCTCCGCCGCCGTCCGCGACGACGAGCCCGCGACGAAATTTGCCAAGGACCAGCTCAAGTCCATCATCGAGCGCATCGAGCGGCTGGAGGAAGAGAAGAAGGCGATCTCCGACGACATCCGCGACGTCTATGCCGAGAGCAAGGGCAATGGCTACGACGTCAAGGCGCTGCGCACCATCGTGCGCATGCGCAAGCAGGACCCGAACGAGCGCGCCGAGGCCGAGACGATCCTCGAGACCTACATGCAGGCGCTGGGAATGCTCTGAGGCGATTACTCTCGTCCTGGCGAAAGCCAGGACGAGCCTGAGTCTTGAGTCGGGAGAGACGTCGTGACGCCGACGCTGCCGCGCGAGGTGGACCGTGCCTTCCGCGCCCTTCCGGCGCCGATCGGCAAGCGGCTACTCCAGGTGCGTGCGCTGATCTTCGCGACCGCTGCGGCGCATGAAGAGGTTGGCAAGCTCACCGAGACCCTGAAATGGGGCGAGCCGGCTTACTTGACCGATGAGAGCGGCAGCGGCTCCACGATACGGCTCGGCCGCCTGAAGGACTCCGAGCACGCCGCCATCCTGTTCAACTGCAAGACGACGTTGATCGATACCTTTCGCGAACGCTTTCCCGATCAGTTCGAGTATCGGCAGACCCGGGCGCTGTTGCTGGATGTCTCGGGCAGGCTGCCTAAACAGCCGCTATCGGTCTGTCTGTCGCTCGCGCTGACCTATCATCTGGACCGGCGGCGGAAGCGCTAGCAGCGCTTGCAAGACGTCAGCGCAGCGCCGCGGTGCGCATGACGAACGACCTCGTCTCGAGCTTCGCGGTCGCGCTGCCCGTAAAACTGTCGCAGGACAGGCCCTGCATCGGATCGTCGGCAAAGCCCATCGCGATCACGGCCTGCGGTTTGACGAAATAGCCGCGCAGCGCAACGGTATCCAGCTCGCCCATCAGCGTCACCGACATCGCGCGGCTGGCGCTCGGCGACAGCATCACGATCTTGAGCCAGATGCTTTCGCCTCTGGCGGCGGAGAGGCGGGTCGCGGTTGCGATCCTGCCGTCGATGCTCTTGCCGACCACCGTGTTGATCTCGGTCGCGGGCGGAAGGCCGCGCGTCGCGGCAACGGGGCGGCCCGTGCGCGGGACCGGCGCGGAGGCGGCGACGACGTTGGCGCGGTCGACCGGGGAGGCGGACGCCGGCGCGTAGGCCAGTGCCTGATAGGCCGCGCTGGAGACGCTCGCGGTTGCTTGCGGCTCGGTGGCGGCGGCGAGCGCCTGGCGGGCCTTCAGCGCAGCCACTTGCGCTGGCGTCGCCTGCTGCGGGGTCGCAGGGGTATCCCAGAAGCCGCGGGCATTGATGATATCGGCCGGGGTCTCGGGCTTGCCCTCAACAGATTTGTCGGCTGTCGGCTTGTCAGCCACGGGCGCGGGCTTCGGCTTGGGCGGTACAACGAGCTGCACATCTGCCGAAGCGAGCTGGATCGCAGCGGCGATCTGCGGCTTGGCGCGCGGTGTCGGCACCGGATCGGCCGGCTTGGCCGCGGCGGCAACCACGGTCGGCGCAACAGGCTTTGCGGCCGGGGCGGGCGCGCTCTCGTCATCCTCGTCGCTGCTCGTGGCGGCCGGAGCCGACTTGCTCCTGAACAGGGCGGCAAAGAAATTCGGCTTGCTGCCGGAATCGTCGCCGGTGCCGCGGCGCTCGATGTCGGCCTTGGCCAGCTCATAGCCCTTCAGCGGCGTACCGTCGGTCGGGACGTGAACCGTGCGGCCATCCGGGAAGACGCGGGCGAGCTGGTCATGCGTCATGCGCGGCCAGTGCCGGATGCTGCCGGTGTCCAGATGGACGAAGGGCGAGCCGGAGGTCGGATAGAAGCCGACGCCGCCGCGCTGCAGGCGCAGGCCGGCGAAGCGGATCTGCTCCAGCGGCACGCCCGGAATGTAGAAGTCCATCGCATGCCCCAGCATGTGCTGGCTGAAGCGCGCCACGCCGGAGGAGCGGCGGCGGAGCATGGCGTTGGTGGCGGGGGAGCGGTAGGAGGAGATGATCTGGATCGGCTGCTTGCCGTCGACGTCGCGATAGACTTCCCAGAGGATGTCGAACAGGCGACGATCCATGACCGTCTCGTCCTGGGTGCGCCAGTCGCGCAGGAAGTGGTTGAGCTGCTTCAGCGCGGCCTCGTCGAAACGGCCGTCGCGCTTGAAGGTGACGGTGAGGTCTTCGCCGGAATGGGTGTGGTGGAACGAGAGCGTCTTGGTCTCGTTCAGCGCGGCGGCGTCATGGACCGAGCCCGCCGCAGCAAGCAGCAGTGCGGAAGCGAGGCCGATCCGGGATCCGGCCTTCACTCCCGCATGGGACAACGACAGCACTGCGAATTTGCGTGCGAGACCAGTCAGCACGAATGAGCCCACCCAGTCGACGAGCGTTCAAAATGGACTCTCCCGGCAACCCCGTTAGCGCGCGAAAGAGGATGAACGCTTTCTTAAAGCGAGAAGGTTAATTCGAGGTTGACCTTCCCGACCCCAAACCAAGTCAACGAACCTAAGCGGCTCAGTGTGGCAAAAAAACGCCCGCTGCCGGAGTTCGGGTGGAGAATGGTAAACTTAAGCGACCCCATCCAGGGGGGTGAGGTCGCTGATCTTACTAGAGAATTTCCGGCAAAAACCTGTCGGGGAGGCCTCAGCGGGTAAACACCCGCTGCTGCTGCGGCCGCCGGCCGACCGGAGCCGGCGGCGGGGCCAGGGCCGGGGCCCCGAACAGCCGCTCGAAGAAGTTCGGACCCGACGAGCCGAAGCCGCCGCCATTGTTGGCGATCGCCACGCCCGAGGGCAGCGTCGTCGCCGGGCGCGAATAGCTCGGCTGGGAGTGTGCGACGACGTTCTCGAGGTCCTTGCCGCGACCGTTCTTCAGGATGTTGATCATGGTCGCGTCACGGCCATAGACGTCCTTGCGGATTTGCAGCTTGCCGGCATCGTCCACGAACGCGGTCTGGTAGGTGATGTTGACCGGGATCGGCGTCGGGAATTTCAGGTCGATCTCGCTCTTGCCGTACATGCTGCGCACGCGCTCCGGCGTGTACTTCTCGTTCGGCATGGCGATGTTGAGCAGAATCGAGGCGTACTGATCCGGATTCTGCACGCGCATGCAGCCATGGCTGAAGGCGCGATCTTCCTTGGCGAACAGGTTCTTGTCCGGCGTGTCGTGCTGATAGACCAGGAACTTGTTCGGGAAGTTGAAGCGAATGCGGCCGAGCGCGTTGGCCTCACCCGGGGGCTGCGAGATGTGCACGGAGCCGTCACGGTTCTGCTCGAGCTTGAGGCCCATGCGCTGGAGCACCGTCGGGTCCTGCTGAAGCGCCGGGAGGTATTCGTTGTAGACGATCGACGGCGGCACGTTCCAGGTCGGATTGACCGTGATGTACTTCATCGTCTCGGTGAGCAGCGGCGTCGCATGCGTGCCCGGCTTGCCGGTGACGACGCGGGTGGTCCAGACCTGCTGGCCGCGCTGCATCACCTTCAGCGTGTAGTCGGGAATGTTGAGGATGACATAGGCATCGCCCAACGAGGGGACGCCGAGGTCGCGCGGCAGCCAGCGCCAGCGCTCCATGTTCACCAGCACCGTGTCGATCTGCTTGTCGCGCTTCGGGGTGTTGATCGCCTTGACGGTCTTGTCGTCGAGGATGCCTGTTACCTTCATCTCGGCGCCGCTCTGGAATTTGCGCACGGCTTCGGCGACGGTGGCGTCATAGCGGGTGTCGCCGGCGTTCTCGGCGAGGCCGAGCTTGGCGCGGAGCTGCGGCACGCGCGGATCTTCAACGACGATTTCAGCCTGCTTCTTGCCGGCCGGGGTGTATTTCAGCGCCGGACCGTCGGCGATTTCGATCACCGGGCCGCTGCCCAGGCCGCGCAGTTCGGCGAGCTTGGCCTTCAGCTCCTTGTAGAGCTTCTGCGGCGGGTTGTAGCTGTCGAGCGCTGCGGAGGCGTCGGCTGCGGTCGTGACCTTGGCGAGCACCTCGTTCGGATCGACCGGATGCTCGGGATAGAGGATGTCGCCGCTGACCTGCGACCAGTGCATGCGGCCGCTCTGGGCCTGGCGCGCATAGTCGAACATGCTGGCGGTGAGCTTCAGCTCGGCATCGGCGAGCGCATCGGGCGTCGTGGCGGCGGCGAAATCCGGCACCGGATAGTCGGCGGGATTGAGGCCATCGGAGGCCGCATCCTTCAGCCGCGCGATCACGCCCTTGGCCGCGGCGGTCAGGCTGCCGGCCTGGGTCCAGACCGGCGCGAAGTCGCGTGCACCGTAAAACTTCTCGATCGCGGCGCGCTCGTTCTTGCGGTCGAAATGGCGCGAGGTCTTGGCGCCGATGATGTCCTTGAGCTTGTCGGCGACCGGCTGGTCGGCGGCGGGAACGTTGCTCGCGGCCTTCACCGGCTCGGCGGCCGGAGCCGCAGCGGGGGCCGCAGGCGCGGCTGGCGTTGCCGTCGCGGTGTCGGCCTTTGCCGGTTCGGATTTGGCGGGCTCGGTCTTCGCGGGCTCGGACTTGGCGGTTTCGCTCTTCGGCGCCTCAGATGCAGGCGTGGTGGCGACGTCGGAAGGCTTGGTCTCGACCTTGTCGGGGCCCGGTGCGGCTTCGGCCTTCACTGGTTCCTTGGTCGGCTCCTTTGCGGAGTCCTGAACCGTCGCGGTGGTGTCGAGCTTGATGTCGGATGCGGTCGGGGGCGGGACGTTGGCGGGCTCGGGGCGCGGGATCGCGGCTTCGATGGCGAGTTCGGCGGCGCTGCTGCGCGCCTGATCCTGCGCCAGGGCCGAGCTGGCCGATACCGTGAGGAAGGTCGCCGCGACCGTCATCAAGACGCGGTCAAAGCCCGCACGGTGGTTCAAACAGTCACGCATTGTGTCGCACCCCTCGGGTGAACTGTCCCTCGTGGAACAGCTTCATTATCGCCTAATGAGCTTCGGCTAAACTGCGCCGGCCGCTCGAAAGTTGCACGCCTGCACGCAACGATTCATACGCGGACGAACGAATCCCACGCAGACGATATACAGGCCCCGTTTGGGCGGCCAGCGCTACCCGGGGCAACTCACGACAAACTGACTTCAAGAAAGCCCGTTTGCAACGGATTGTGCGGCTTTGGCAGACGCTTTTCCATGTGTCTGTCACTTCCAAGTCACGGTTCACGTCGCGGCCGGATTTTGCCGTAATGCGAAGGGCTTGCGGCGTCATCG
Protein-coding regions in this window:
- a CDS encoding L,D-transpeptidase family protein, whose translation is MRDCLNHRAGFDRVLMTVAATFLTVSASSALAQDQARSSAAELAIEAAIPRPEPANVPPPTASDIKLDTTATVQDSAKEPTKEPVKAEAAPGPDKVETKPSDVATTPASEAPKSETAKSEPAKTEPAKSEPAKADTATATPAAPAAPAAAPAAEPVKAASNVPAADQPVADKLKDIIGAKTSRHFDRKNERAAIEKFYGARDFAPVWTQAGSLTAAAKGVIARLKDAASDGLNPADYPVPDFAAATTPDALADAELKLTASMFDYARQAQSGRMHWSQVSGDILYPEHPVDPNEVLAKVTTAADASAALDSYNPPQKLYKELKAKLAELRGLGSGPVIEIADGPALKYTPAGKKQAEIVVEDPRVPQLRAKLGLAENAGDTRYDATVAEAVRKFQSGAEMKVTGILDDKTVKAINTPKRDKQIDTVLVNMERWRWLPRDLGVPSLGDAYVILNIPDYTLKVMQRGQQVWTTRVVTGKPGTHATPLLTETMKYITVNPTWNVPPSIVYNEYLPALQQDPTVLQRMGLKLEQNRDGSVHISQPPGEANALGRIRFNFPNKFLVYQHDTPDKNLFAKEDRAFSHGCMRVQNPDQYASILLNIAMPNEKYTPERVRSMYGKSEIDLKFPTPIPVNITYQTAFVDDAGKLQIRKDVYGRDATMINILKNGRGKDLENVVAHSQPSYSRPATTLPSGVAIANNGGGFGSSGPNFFERLFGAPALAPPPAPVGRRPQQQRVFTR